The region TTTTTCTAGTTTTTCAACTAATTCTAATAAATATGACTTTAATTCTTTTTTTATTTCTGGATGTTTTAATCCAATTTCTATATTAGCTTTTAAAATACCTAATTTATTTCCTGTATCATATCTATTTCCTATAAAATTATAACTTAGTACTTTATCTCCATATTGGATTGACTTAAGTATAGCATCTGTTAATTGTATTTCTCCGCCTTTTCCTGTCTCCGTTTTTTCTAAATAATCAAAAATTGAGGGTTCTAATATATATCTTCCTAAACATGCTAAATTCGAAGGTGCTTCATCTTTAGATGGTTTTTCAATGAAATCTTCAATTTTATATGTTCTATCATCAAATTTTGCACTTGGTTTCACTATACCATACGATGATACTTGCTCCATAGGTACTTCTTGTACTCCTATGATGTTTCCTCCATGATATCTTTCTCTTATTTCTAACATTTGTTTAATAACCGGAGTATCTCCGTACACAATATCATCACCAAGTACTACTGCAAATGGTTCGTCACCTATATGCTTTTTTGCTGTCAATATCGCATGACCAAGCCCCAATGGTTCTTTTTGTCTAATATAATAAATATTTGCCATTTCGGATATTTCTCTTACTTGTTTAAGTAATTCATATTTACCTTTTTTTTCTAATTGATATTCTAATTCTACAGAATAATCAAAATGGTCTTCTAATGCTCTTTTATTTCTACCTGTAACTATTGTAATGTCTGTAATTCCAGATTGTACTAACTCTTCTACAATATATTGTATAGCAGGTTTATCTACTATTGGTAACATCTCTTTTGGTTGTGATTTTGTTGCCGGTAAAACTCTAGTTCCTAGACCTGCCGCTGGAATTACTGCTTTTCTTACTTTTCTCATCTATATCCCCCTTCGACATCTTATCTTATTACTGTACCATTTTTTATAGCATTATCTACTTCTATTAATTTCACTCTTTTTTTCTCATCAGTTGTAAGTAACATACCTTGTGATAACTCACCTTTTAATTTTACTGGTTTTAAATTAATTACTGCTAAAACTTTTTTACCTACTAGTTCTTCTTTATTCGGATAATATTTAGCTATTCCTGATATAATTTGTCTTTTTTCATTTCCTGTATCAACTATAAATTTTAATAATCTATCTGCTTTTTTTACATTTTCTACTTTTAATATTTCTACTACTGATATATTTACTTTTGAAAATTCATCTATTGATATAGAATTTTTTATTTCAAGATTTTCATTAATTTCATCTTCTAATTTTTTCTCTTCTTCTACATATTCTAATCTAGGAAAAATTGGTTTTGCTTCTCCTAATATATGATTATATTGTACATTCCCCCAATCACTAATATCTGCAATTTTAGCTTTTTTAATGTCTCCATCAAATCCTAATTGGTTCCATATTTTTTGAGCGCTTTCAGGTATAAACGGATACACAAGTACTGCTATTTTATACAAAGACTCTACTAAATTATATAATACAACTTTTAATCTAGGATGTTTTTCTTTATTTTTTGCAAGAGCCCAAGGCATAGTTTCATCTATATATTTATTCATTCTTGAAATAAATTTCCATATAGATTCAAGTGCAAAAGAAAATTGTAATTTTGTCATATGTTTATCCACTTCAACTAAAGTTTTGTACCATAATTCTTTTATTTCATCATCATATACTTCTGTTCCTTCACCTTGTAATACCTTTGAATCAAAATATTTTTTTGACATCCCAAGCGTTCTATTCAATAAATTTCCAAGATCATTAGCAAGATCAGCATTTACTCTATTTA is a window of Hypnocyclicus thermotrophus DNA encoding:
- the galU gene encoding UTP--glucose-1-phosphate uridylyltransferase GalU, which produces MRKVRKAVIPAAGLGTRVLPATKSQPKEMLPIVDKPAIQYIVEELVQSGITDITIVTGRNKRALEDHFDYSVELEYQLEKKGKYELLKQVREISEMANIYYIRQKEPLGLGHAILTAKKHIGDEPFAVVLGDDIVYGDTPVIKQMLEIRERYHGGNIIGVQEVPMEQVSSYGIVKPSAKFDDRTYKIEDFIEKPSKDEAPSNLACLGRYILEPSIFDYLEKTETGKGGEIQLTDAILKSIQYGDKVLSYNFIGNRYDTGNKLGILKANIEIGLKHPEIKKELKSYLLELVEKLEKNEGK